The Coregonus clupeaformis isolate EN_2021a unplaced genomic scaffold, ASM2061545v1 scaf6274, whole genome shotgun sequence DNA segment tgaatcaggaaagggccttccccaaactgttgccacaaagttggaagcacagaattgtctagaatgtcattgtatgctgtaacattcagatttcccttcactggaactaaggggcctagccgaaccatgaaaaacagccccagaccattattcctccaccaccaaacttgactgttggcactatgcattggggcaggtagcgttctcctggcatccgccaaacccagattactccgtcggactgccagatagtgaagtgtgattcatcactccagagaacgcgtttccactgctccagagtccaatggcggcgagctttacaccactcaacccaacacttggcattgcgcatggtgatcttaagcttgtgtgcggcAGCTCGGCCATGGTCATGGAGCTCCCgccgaacagttcttgtgcagacgttgcttccagaggcagtttgggactcggtagtgagtgttgcaaccgaggacagattatttttacgcgctacgtgcttcagcacttacagttgaccggggcagctctagcagggcagaaatttgacgaactgacttgttagaaaggtggcatcctatgacagtgccacgttgaatgccactgagctcttcagtaaggccattctactgacaatgtttgtctatggagattgcatggctgtgtgctcgattttatacacctgtcagcaacgggtgtggttgaaataggcgaatccactattttgaaggggtgtccacatactttcatATATAGTGTACTCCTATACGTgcatgacctctgacctttccAGCCCCCACAGGTCCAATGACTGCGACAAGCTGCTCCGACTTTACTGTGAGTGACAGGTTCTGGAGAGACGGGGCGTCCAGACACTgtggagacagagggaagggacATTTCATAGCAATACATGAAGCTACCACACAGGACAGGCGTCTACTTGTTTTGTATATCAACATTTGGACATTCAACATTTGACCCTGCCAGAATATTCACCTTGTCCCAGTAGCAAATTAAGTCCTTGATCTCAACAGAGgtgtctttctcttcctcctgGGTGAATCTCATGTTGTTTCTCTCAATCTCATCCAACAGAAGGAAATTCTGTGGGTCAACAGAGAGATGATGCAGCCAAACAAACCATACTAAAACTACAATAACTCCTTGCACCTAGGTGAAGCACAGTAGCCATTTTGTGCCAGATGATCTATAGAGTACCTTGATCCTGCGGATACTGATGATGGTCTCGAACACCTTCTCGATGGCCAGTGGAAAGAAGAGGGTCACTGTGAGCTTGATGGCACCATATAGAGACACTGCCACAAACACCTGGCTGGCTGAGATGGTGTTCCCCAGGAGGACGTAGACAGTGAAGGTGATGAAGACGATGATCTTACTGGCCGCAAAGAAGGAGGCCATGTTGAGGCCCCGCATTGGTAGGAGCTAGACATGATCTTGGAGATCTCTTTCCTGAGGGAAGAATGAAAGAGAAGTCTTTCAATAACAACGCAATAAAACAAAACATTCTGTTACACATCTGTTAAATTAAATGGAGTCTTTATAAATCTTTCCTTTAACCTATAAAAGTCTAAGTCATTGGGGAGGTTCTActaagttaacatatggaattgttttaagatggtcataccatggatcatttagccatTTGATTTTGAATGTTAGGACCCCATTAGgtatgtgtgttatatatatatatatatatatatacagtggggagaacaagtatttgatacactgccgattttgcaggttttcctacttacaaagcatgtagaggtctgtaattttttatcataggtacacttaaactgtgagagacggaatctaaaacaaaaatccagaaaatcacattgtatgatttttaagtaattaatttgcattttattgcatgacataagtatttgatacatcagaaaagcagaacttaatatttggtacataaacctttgtttgcaattacagagatcatacgtttcctgtaggtcttgaccaggtttgcacacactgcagcagggattttggcccactcctccatatagaccttctccagatccttcaggtttcggggctgtcgctgggcaatcggactttcagctccctccaaagattttctattgggttcaggtctggagactggctagcctccggaccttgagatgcttcttacagagccactcttTAGTtctgccctggctgtgtgtttcgggtcgttgtcatgctggaagacccagccacgacccatcttcaatgctcttactgagggaaggaggttgttggccaagatctcgcgatacatggccccatccatcctccccctcaatacggtgcagtcgtcctgtcccctttgcagaaaagcatccccaaagaatgatgtttccacctccatgcttcacggttgggatggtgttcttggggttgtactcatccttcttcttcctccaaacacggcgagtggggtttagaccaaaaagctctatttttgtctcatcagaccacatgaccttctcccattcctcctctggatcatccagatggtcattggcaaacttcagacgggctggacatgcgctggcttgagcagggggacttgcgtgcgctgcaggattttaatccatgacgtcgtagtgtgttactaatggttttctttgagactgtggtcccagctctcttcaggtcattgaccaggtcctgccgtgtagttctgggctgatcctcaccttcctcatgatcattgatgccccacgaggtgagatcttgcatggagccccagaccgaggtgattgaccgtcatcttcaacttcttccattttctaataattgcgccaacagttgttgctctcaccaagctgcttgccctattgtcctgtagcccatcccagccttgtgcaggtctacaattttatccctgatgcccttacacagctctctggtcttggccattgtggagaggttggagtctgtttgattgagtgtgtggacaggtgtcttttatacagctaacgagttcaaacaggtgcagttaatacaggtaatgagtggagaacaggagggcttcttaaagaaaaactaacaggtctgtgagagccggaattcttactggttggtaggtgatcaaatacttatgtcatgcaataaaatgcaaatgaattactttaaaatcatacaatgtgattttctggatttttgttttagattccgtctctcacagttgaagtgtacctatgataaaaattacagacctctacatgctttgtaagtaggaaaacctgcaaaatcggcagtgtatcaaatacttgttctccccactgtatatatatatatactgctcaaaaaattaagggaacactgaaataacacatcctagatctgaatgaatgaaataatcttattaaatacttttttctttacatagttgaatgtgctgacaacaaaatcacacaaaaaattatcaatggaaatcaaatgtatccaacccatggaggtctggatttggagtcatcctcaaaattaaagtggaaaaccacactacaggctgatccaactttgatgtaatgtccttaaaacaagtcaaaatgaggctcagtaggtgtgtggcctccacgtgcctgtatgacctcccctacaatgcctgggcatgctcctgatgaggtggcggatggtctcctggaAGGAtctctcccagacctggactaaagcatccgccaactcctggacagtctgtggtgcaacgtgacgttggtggatggagcgagacatgatgtcccagatgtgctcaattcaggattcaggtctggggaacgggcagtccatagcatcaatgccttcctcttgcaggaactgctgacacactccagccacatgaggtctagcattgtcttgcattaggaggaacccagggccaaccgcaccagcatatggtctcacaaggggtctgaggatctcatctcggtacctaatggcagtcaggctacctctggcgagcacatggagggctgtgcggcccccaaagaaatgccaccccacaccatgactgacccaccgccaaaccggtcatgctggaggatgttgcaggcagcagaacgttctccacggcgtctccagactctgtcacatgtgctcagtgtgaacctgctttcatctgttctctggcaaatgccaaacgtcctgcacggtgttgggctgtaagcacaacccccacctgtggacgtcgggccctcataccaccctcatggagtctatttctgaccgtttgagcagacacatgcacatttgtggcctgctggaggtcattttgcaaggctctggcagtgctcctcctgctcctccttgcacaaaggcggaggtagcagtcctgctgctgggttgtctgcctcctacggcctcctccacgtctcctgatgctactggcctgtctcctggtagcgcctccatgctctggacactacgctgacagacacagcaaaccttcttgccacagctcgcattgatgtgccatcctggatgagctgcactacctgagccacttgtgtgggttgtagactccgtctcatgctaccactagagtgaaagcaccgccagcattcaaaagtgaccaaaacatcagccaggaagcataggaactgagaagtggtctgtggtcaccactggCAAAACCAGtcatttattgggggtgtcttgctaattgcctataatttccacctgttgtctattccatttgcacaacagcatgtgaaatttattgtcaatcagtgttgcttcctaagtggacagtttgatttcacagaagtgtgattgacttggagttacattgtgttg contains these protein-coding regions:
- the LOC123490994 gene encoding ATP-binding cassette sub-family C member 4-like, which produces MRGLNMASFFAASKIIVFITFTVYVLLGNTISASQVFVAVSLYGAIKLTVTLFFPLAIEKVFETIISIRRIKNFLLLDEIERNNMRFTQEEEKDTSVEIKDLICYWDKCLDAPSLQNLSLTVKSEQLVAVIGPVGAGKSSLLSAILGELPHDKGVLRIKGQLTYSSQQPWVFPGTIRSNILFGKELHLQKYEKVLRACALKR